A window of the Gossypium hirsutum isolate 1008001.06 chromosome A05, Gossypium_hirsutum_v2.1, whole genome shotgun sequence genome harbors these coding sequences:
- the LOC107948113 gene encoding stearoyl-[acyl-carrier-protein] 9-desaturase, chloroplastic-like gives MALNFNPIASKSQKLPCFALPRKATLRSPKFSMISTIPSGSKEVGNLKKPFTPPKEVPVQITHSMPPHKIEIFKSLEGWAENNILTHLKPVEKCWQPADFLPDPNSDGFHEQVKELRERAKEIPDDYFVVLVGDMITEEALSTYQTMLNTLDGTRDETGASLTPWAIWTRAWTAEENRHGDLLNKYLYLSGRVDMRQIERTIQYLIGSGMDPHTENSPYRGFIYTSFQERATFISHGNTGRLAKEYGDINLAQICGSIASDEKRHETAYTKIVEKLFEIDPDETVQAFADMMKKKIAMPAEFIYDGRDYNLFDHYSAVAQRIGVYTAKDYVDIVEHLVDRWKVKELAGLSAEGRKAQDYLCALPSRIRRLEERAQEKAKEAPSIPFSWIFDREVKL, from the exons ATGGCTTTGAATTTTAATCCCATCGCCTCGAAATCTCAGAAGCTCCCTTGCTTTGCTCTTCCACGAAAGGCCACCCTCAGATCTCCCAAGTTTTCCATGATCTCCACCATTCCTTCTGGCTCCAA AGAGGTTGGGAATCTGAAAAAGCCTTTCACGCCTCCAAAGGAGGTGCCTGTTCAGATCACCCACTCCATGCCGCCTCACAAGATTGAGATCTTTAAATCTTTGGAGGGCTGGGCTGAGAACAACATTCTGACTCACCTCAAACCAGTTGAGAAATGTTGGCAACCCGCCGACTTTCTTCCAGATCCTAATTCTGACGGATTTCATGAGCAAGTCAAAGAGCTTAGGGAAAGGGCAAAGGAAATCCCAGATGATTACTTTGTAGTTTTGGTTGGTGATATGATCACTGAGGAAGCCCTTTCAACTTATCAAACAATGCTTAATACCTTGGATGGAACTCGTGATGAGACAGGTGCTAGCCTTACCCCTTGGGCCATTTGGACCAGGgcttggactgctgaagaaaacAGGCATGGTGATCTGCTTAATAAGTATCTCTACTTGTCTGGGAGAGTGGACATGAGGCAAATTGAGAGGACAATCCAGTACTTGATTGGATCGGGAATG GATCCTCATACAGAGAATAGTCCTTACCGAGGATTCATATACACTTCGTTCCAAGAAAGGGCAACTTTTATTTCCCATGGGAATACAGGCAGGCTGGCCAAGGAGTATGGGGATATTAACTTGGCTCAAATTTGTGGTAGCATTGCCTCAGATGAGAAGCGCCACGAGACAGCCTATACCAAAATCGTTGAAAAGCTGTTTGAGATTGATCCTGATGAAACAGTCCAGGCATTTGCTGATATGATGAAGAAGAAAATTGCCATGCCGGCTGAGTTCATCTATGATGGCAGAGATTATAACTTATTTGACCACTACTCAGCTGTCGCCCAAAGAATCGGGGTTTACACTGCTAAGGACTATGTTGATATAGTAGAGCACCTGGTGGATCGATGGAAGGTGAAGGAGCTAGCTGGGCTTTCGGCCGAGGGGCGCAAAGCTCAGGACTACTTGTGTGCACTTCCTTCGAGAATTAGAAGGTTAGAGGAGAGAGCGCAAGAAAAGGCCAAGGAAGCACCCAGTATCCCATTCAGTTGGATCTTTGATAGAGAAGTGAAACTTTAG